A single genomic interval of Acidobacteriota bacterium harbors:
- a CDS encoding glucose 1-dehydrogenase codes for MNKQDMTGRIALVTGASTGIGRWAAVALAECGATVALNYQKNLAGAEETRRMVETVGGRAVIIQADVSTKTGAVALTETARTQLGAVDILVNNAGDLIQRCSLQEFSEELWNRVMDLNLKSVLLCSQTVIPEMIARKRGAIINVGSIAGHNGGGPGAGVYAMAKAGVHCLTKALAKELSPHGIRVNAVAPGVIDTPFHERMSTPEMIKQFVGAIPMGRTGTSEECGRVIAFLASDAAAYIQGEMIEINGGQLMV; via the coding sequence ATGAACAAACAGGACATGACCGGGCGAATTGCGCTTGTCACCGGAGCCAGTACGGGCATTGGCCGTTGGGCAGCCGTGGCATTGGCAGAATGCGGCGCGACAGTAGCTCTCAATTACCAAAAAAACCTTGCAGGAGCGGAGGAAACCAGGCGAATGGTTGAAACCGTTGGCGGTCGAGCCGTCATTATCCAGGCAGACGTTTCCACCAAAACCGGAGCCGTGGCATTAACTGAAACTGCGCGAACTCAGCTTGGAGCGGTTGACATTTTGGTCAACAACGCTGGCGATTTAATCCAGCGATGTTCTTTGCAGGAATTTAGTGAAGAGTTGTGGAATCGCGTGATGGATTTGAATCTGAAAAGCGTGTTGCTGTGCTCACAAACCGTGATACCGGAAATGATTGCCCGAAAACGCGGCGCAATCATCAATGTGGGTTCCATTGCTGGTCACAATGGCGGAGGTCCAGGCGCGGGCGTGTATGCCATGGCCAAAGCCGGCGTTCACTGTTTGACCAAGGCGCTGGCGAAAGAACTCTCTCCGCATGGGATTCGGGTCAACGCGGTGGCTCCGGGTGTGATTGACACACCCTTCCACGAACGGATGTCTACGCCGGAAATGATCAAACAGTTTGTCGGCGCGATTCCGATGGGAAGAACTGGAACTTCGGAAGAATGCGGGCGTGTCATCGCGTTTTTAGCGTCTGATGCGGCGGCTTATATTCAAGGCGAAATGATCGAAATCAATGGCGGGCAATTGATGGTTTGA
- a CDS encoding HEAT repeat domain-containing protein: MSRKTILIFATIAFLLSFAATFAQEKPKRTYTKADFVNVDGGNLTDRVERAFRQFKSSGQGDSVWLAYHFSAREGSYIGPFAGTIYYDDGIKLERKDDPSQAAIFLLTDASGSTAKVTRVKTLSLKEDFVFEDRMVYWLGNADTNQSLAYLSSLAKQGQQDDKDSKELARGAMRAIGSHDSSRAISLLKEFAIQESTQELQRSAVANLSRFKTLEGAEALISLYDTVKNDAVKDEIISGLSRSTERRAADKLLNIAQKDPDPKMRQRAVRRLSAANSQVRWIN; encoded by the coding sequence ATGTCTCGCAAAACTATTCTGATTTTCGCGACGATTGCGTTTTTGCTGAGCTTCGCGGCTACGTTTGCACAGGAAAAACCCAAGCGCACGTACACCAAAGCCGATTTTGTAAACGTAGATGGCGGGAATTTGACGGATCGGGTCGAACGCGCGTTCCGGCAGTTCAAATCCTCAGGCCAGGGCGATTCCGTTTGGCTGGCCTATCATTTTTCCGCCCGCGAAGGGTCTTACATCGGCCCTTTTGCCGGAACGATTTATTACGATGACGGCATCAAACTGGAACGCAAAGACGATCCATCGCAAGCGGCAATTTTTCTGCTGACCGATGCCAGCGGCTCGACCGCTAAAGTCACGCGTGTCAAGACTTTAAGCTTGAAAGAAGATTTTGTCTTTGAAGACCGGATGGTGTACTGGCTGGGAAATGCGGATACAAATCAAAGTCTTGCTTACCTGTCCTCATTGGCAAAACAAGGTCAACAGGACGATAAAGACAGTAAGGAACTGGCTCGGGGAGCCATGAGAGCTATTGGCAGTCATGACAGTTCACGAGCGATTTCTTTGTTAAAGGAGTTTGCAATCCAGGAATCCACACAAGAATTGCAGCGGTCGGCGGTTGCCAATTTGTCCAGATTCAAAACCCTGGAAGGCGCCGAAGCACTGATTTCACTATACGATACCGTGAAAAACGACGCCGTAAAGGATGAAATTATTTCCGGGCTGTCTCGTTCGACGGAACGCCGGGCGGCAGACAAACTGCTGAACATCGCTCAAAAGGATCCCGACCCTAAAATGAGGCAACGCGCGGTTCGGCGATTATCTGCTGCCAACAGCCAAGTTCGCTGGATAAATTGA
- a CDS encoding HEAT repeat domain-containing protein, which produces MSALNLLLDNLDPLAELLLQALLRTLWQGMLIAGLVWLLLRIFKQASATTRHAVWLASLMIISALPFIAIATSKNVTPTVLQQAQSQRPLADLTPTAIPPVTYPQNSVGQIGEQPLPGLAKQQPPARVFADLDQIVLLKEARKTVTLSESASANHLASLQPTVIKQAPAVKQIPKQSFWQRTSNWFFDSRMPLALMILWLLISGMMLGRLAYSYHGLLDMRRSMQPADEARQQRVEQLTAQYGIGRFVLLFTSAKVKVPMTVGALKPVIVLPPHLAGELSDSEFDSVAAHELAHIRRWDYSTNLLQRFAQAFLFFHPAVWFIGDQLMIERELACDDWAVKMCEPRRYASCLTRLVEMLGDSRPLAAAAGILFGKHVISRRVEMILNRERNATTAVSKPALAYAIGMAALLVVACSLMSPVIAVPLGQQKAKQQKKETKATSPATAQTVPLPPAVPEALPPDFADFPEIAAEAPLPPPPPDIADAELAALDEAALTALLQDPPRPAQTPQPAPPAVGVAGGISGGIPGGVIGGVATTAPVAVGGTIWAQSPVAATIVGGWDQDGKKKDPTIPEAEMLNLLVDIVKKDTDANVRQEALQGIYRMRSEAASNALVSLYDSISDPKSKGEIIAYLLRREGDNSKAIAKLTQIAKTETNEELRNRAIRYLGNVKGDEGATNLIQIYDTVQDAKTKQYLIRSLAYNKSPKAVEKLKQIAKNDTDPQIRSAAIRSLYSIDGRLYMETLGPGQRIGMLDFDREFIAPRAFEFDGKMFEFDAKRWEEMSREWQEKWKLNQDKYKELFEKMQIDGLDKLKLEMPKLELKLKELEDRIKIEKDVNLISPVENQLRSQISQLSAQVATVNRNNAGSSAQPALQETISLLNSLNRQLGRTRPIRVATPRPAVTVTPDVQIAPTPRPARPVRSTGEGPTASSGAAR; this is translated from the coding sequence ATGAGCGCTTTGAATCTGCTGTTGGATAATCTCGATCCGCTGGCTGAGTTGCTGCTGCAAGCGTTGCTCAGAACCTTATGGCAAGGAATGTTGATTGCGGGTCTGGTTTGGCTGCTGCTGCGTATTTTCAAACAAGCCAGCGCCACCACGCGACACGCGGTTTGGCTGGCCAGCCTGATGATCATTTCCGCGCTGCCGTTCATTGCCATCGCCACCAGCAAAAACGTAACGCCGACGGTTTTACAACAAGCTCAATCACAACGACCGTTGGCCGATTTGACGCCAACGGCAATTCCGCCAGTCACGTATCCGCAAAATAGCGTCGGACAAATCGGCGAACAACCTCTGCCCGGTTTGGCGAAGCAACAGCCGCCGGCGCGAGTGTTTGCGGATTTGGATCAAATTGTTTTGCTAAAAGAAGCGCGCAAAACGGTCACGCTGAGCGAATCGGCCAGCGCCAATCATCTGGCCAGCTTGCAACCGACTGTCATCAAACAAGCACCCGCCGTCAAGCAAATTCCGAAACAGAGTTTCTGGCAGCGCACATCGAATTGGTTTTTCGACAGCCGAATGCCGCTGGCATTGATGATTCTTTGGCTTCTGATTTCTGGAATGATGCTGGGACGATTGGCGTACAGCTATCACGGACTGCTCGATATGCGCCGTTCGATGCAACCTGCCGATGAAGCGCGACAACAACGCGTGGAGCAATTGACCGCGCAATACGGTATTGGCCGATTCGTTTTGCTCTTCACTTCGGCAAAGGTGAAGGTTCCAATGACAGTGGGCGCACTGAAGCCGGTTATCGTATTGCCGCCGCATCTGGCCGGTGAACTTTCGGATTCTGAATTTGACAGCGTCGCCGCCCACGAATTGGCGCACATTCGACGCTGGGATTACTCGACCAATCTCCTGCAACGCTTTGCACAAGCTTTCCTGTTTTTTCATCCCGCAGTCTGGTTCATTGGCGATCAATTGATGATCGAACGCGAACTGGCTTGCGACGATTGGGCAGTGAAAATGTGCGAGCCTCGCCGTTACGCAAGCTGTCTGACCCGGCTTGTGGAAATGCTCGGTGATAGCCGTCCACTGGCTGCCGCCGCCGGAATTTTGTTTGGAAAACACGTCATCTCAAGGAGGGTAGAAATGATTCTCAATCGTGAACGCAACGCAACGACCGCCGTTTCAAAACCGGCACTGGCTTATGCGATCGGTATGGCTGCGTTGCTGGTGGTTGCTTGCAGCCTGATGTCGCCGGTCATCGCCGTGCCGCTCGGGCAACAAAAAGCCAAGCAGCAAAAGAAAGAAACCAAAGCGACGTCGCCCGCAACGGCGCAAACCGTCCCGTTGCCGCCAGCAGTGCCGGAAGCGTTGCCGCCGGATTTTGCCGATTTCCCGGAAATTGCCGCTGAAGCTCCTTTGCCGCCGCCTCCACCGGACATTGCTGATGCGGAACTTGCGGCGCTGGATGAAGCTGCCCTGACCGCTTTGCTTCAAGACCCGCCGCGACCCGCGCAAACTCCACAACCTGCGCCTCCCGCCGTTGGCGTCGCTGGCGGAATTTCAGGTGGCATCCCGGGCGGAGTCATTGGCGGAGTGGCGACAACGGCACCCGTCGCCGTCGGAGGGACAATTTGGGCGCAATCTCCTGTGGCTGCAACAATTGTGGGCGGTTGGGATCAGGACGGAAAGAAAAAAGACCCGACGATTCCTGAAGCTGAAATGCTGAATTTGCTGGTGGACATCGTCAAAAAAGACACCGACGCCAACGTTCGCCAGGAAGCATTGCAGGGCATTTACCGCATGCGCAGCGAAGCCGCCAGTAATGCTCTGGTTTCGCTTTACGATTCCATCAGCGATCCCAAATCCAAAGGCGAAATCATTGCTTACCTGCTCCGTCGCGAGGGCGACAACAGCAAAGCCATTGCCAAGTTGACCCAAATTGCCAAGACCGAAACCAATGAAGAGTTACGCAACCGCGCGATTCGTTACCTGGGCAATGTCAAAGGCGATGAGGGCGCAACCAACCTGATTCAGATTTACGATACGGTTCAAGATGCGAAAACCAAGCAATATCTGATTCGCTCCCTGGCTTACAACAAGAGTCCGAAGGCAGTTGAAAAGCTGAAACAGATTGCCAAAAACGACACCGATCCGCAGATTCGCTCCGCTGCCATTCGCAGTCTGTACAGCATTGACGGTCGTCTATATATGGAAACTCTTGGGCCGGGGCAGCGCATCGGCATGCTGGATTTCGACCGCGAATTCATCGCGCCGCGCGCGTTTGAATTCGACGGCAAGATGTTCGAATTCGACGCCAAACGCTGGGAAGAAATGAGCCGTGAGTGGCAGGAAAAGTGGAAACTCAATCAAGACAAATACAAAGAACTGTTTGAGAAAATGCAGATTGATGGGTTGGACAAACTGAAGCTGGAAATGCCCAAACTCGAATTGAAGCTGAAAGAACTGGAAGACCGGATCAAGATCGAAAAAGACGTGAATCTGATCTCCCCGGTCGAAAATCAACTGCGCAGCCAGATTTCGCAACTTTCGGCGCAAGTGGCAACCGTCAACCGCAATAACGCCGGCTCATCGGCGCAACCGGCGCTTCAGGAAACGATCAGCCTGTTGAATTCGCTGAACCGACAACTGGGGCGTACGCGTCCGATTCGAGTCGCCACACCGCGACCGGCTGTTACGGTTACACCTGATGTTCAAATTGCGCCGACACCTCGTCCGGCAAGACCCGTGCGCTCTACGGGTGAAGGCCCGACAGCGTCGTCTGGCGCTGCACGATAG
- a CDS encoding BlaI/MecI/CopY family transcriptional regulator, protein MARRKSPTLTEVELELMDVLWNKEQATVSDIVEALPEERLAYSSVLTMMRILEQKGYVSHEKEGRAFIYKPLIDRQQAQKTVIGYLLKRFFNNSPELLVVNLLDHEDVGPKEVKRLKQMIEDAQ, encoded by the coding sequence ATGGCTCGCAGAAAATCGCCAACGCTGACAGAAGTCGAGCTGGAGCTGATGGACGTGCTCTGGAACAAGGAGCAAGCGACGGTTTCGGATATCGTGGAAGCCCTGCCCGAAGAGCGATTGGCCTACAGTTCCGTGCTGACGATGATGCGGATACTGGAACAAAAAGGGTACGTTTCGCACGAGAAGGAGGGGCGGGCGTTCATTTACAAACCGCTGATTGACCGGCAACAGGCGCAGAAAACCGTGATTGGTTATTTGCTGAAACGGTTCTTCAATAATTCGCCGGAATTGTTGGTGGTCAATCTGCTCGATCACGAAGACGTCGGCCCCAAAGAAGTAAAACGGCTCAAGCAAATGATCGAAGACGCGCAATAG
- a CDS encoding glucose 1-dehydrogenase — translation MKLNDNTTKTVFDLFKLDGRRALVTGGAKGLGRVMSEALAEAGADVAIASRTLSDCQTAAAEITVATGRRTAAFQADMTIAADIQRLKTEIESGFGAIDILVNNAGINIRGAIQDLTEANWDAVMDANVKGPFLCTQAFGPAMAERGWGRVINLGSIMSVISLPGRSPYASSKAAILGMTKTLALEWAAKGVTVNAICPGPFATEMNRQLLNDPAKYQDFVSRIPAGRWGELHEIAGAVVFLASDAAGYVTGSSLFVDGGWTAQ, via the coding sequence ATGAAACTAAACGACAACACCACCAAAACCGTTTTCGACCTGTTCAAACTTGATGGTCGCCGCGCGCTGGTCACCGGCGGGGCAAAAGGGCTTGGCCGCGTCATGTCCGAAGCGCTGGCCGAAGCCGGAGCCGATGTCGCCATCGCCAGCCGTACGCTCAGCGATTGTCAAACCGCTGCTGCAGAAATCACCGTCGCAACCGGTCGTCGCACCGCCGCTTTCCAGGCCGATATGACCATCGCTGCCGACATCCAGCGGCTGAAAACTGAAATCGAATCCGGCTTTGGCGCAATAGACATTCTGGTCAACAACGCCGGCATCAACATTCGCGGAGCCATCCAGGATTTAACCGAAGCCAACTGGGACGCCGTGATGGACGCCAATGTCAAAGGACCGTTTCTTTGCACCCAAGCCTTTGGTCCGGCGATGGCCGAACGCGGCTGGGGACGCGTCATCAATTTGGGTTCGATTATGTCCGTGATTTCGCTGCCCGGTCGTTCGCCATACGCATCGTCCAAAGCGGCGATTTTAGGGATGACCAAAACCCTTGCGCTGGAATGGGCGGCAAAAGGCGTAACGGTCAACGCCATCTGCCCAGGCCCATTCGCAACAGAAATGAACCGCCAACTGCTGAACGATCCGGCGAAATATCAGGACTTCGTTTCTCGCATTCCCGCAGGCCGCTGGGGCGAACTCCACGAAATCGCCGGAGCCGTCGTCTTCCTGGCGTCGGACGCAGCAGGATACGTCACCGGCAGTTCGTTATTTGTGGATGGCGGATGGACGGCGCAATGA
- a CDS encoding DUF433 domain-containing protein encodes MDYSKIITIEPDKRSGKPCIRGLRMTVTDVLEYMAGGMTPEEIVDEFPDLTLEDIRACLAFVVIPQP; translated from the coding sequence ATGGATTACTCGAAAATCATCACCATTGAACCTGACAAGCGTAGCGGCAAACCTTGCATTCGTGGTTTGCGGATGACTGTGACCGACGTGCTGGAATATATGGCTGGTGGAATGACGCCGGAAGAGATCGTGGATGAATTTCCCGATTTAACTCTGGAAGACATTCGTGCTTGTCTGGCTTTCGTAGTAATCCCCCAACCGTAA
- the aroF gene encoding 3-deoxy-7-phosphoheptulonate synthase, which produces MLIVMTAEASNADVIRVVHVVESLGLKAHPMPGANRTAIGITGNQGPVPTDPFADLPGVAECVRVTKPYKLVGRDLKHDKSVIKIGEAELGGDEPAIIAGVCAVESREQTRLTAQVVAEMGCKWFRGGAFKPRTSPYAFQGLAEEGLQILADVRDEFGLRIVTEAVDEAALDLCEQYADVIQIGTRNMQNFSLLKRAGQARKPILLKRGMSSTLEEFLLAGEYIMSEGNYQVILCERGVRTFGSHSRFTPDLSVIPAVQKLSHLPIIFDPSHSTGNRDTVIPMSRAAIAVGADGILVDVHPYPERALCDGPQALLFDMFREMVGELRAIAAIVKHRV; this is translated from the coding sequence ATGTTGATTGTGATGACAGCGGAGGCGAGCAACGCAGATGTTATTCGTGTGGTTCACGTAGTTGAATCACTTGGGCTGAAGGCGCATCCGATGCCGGGGGCGAATCGCACAGCCATCGGAATTACCGGCAACCAAGGGCCAGTGCCGACCGACCCCTTTGCCGATCTGCCCGGCGTAGCCGAATGCGTCCGCGTCACCAAACCGTACAAGCTGGTTGGCCGCGATCTGAAGCATGACAAATCCGTCATCAAAATCGGTGAAGCCGAGCTTGGCGGCGATGAACCTGCGATCATTGCCGGAGTTTGCGCCGTCGAATCGCGCGAACAGACGCGGCTGACGGCGCAAGTCGTCGCCGAAATGGGTTGCAAATGGTTTCGCGGCGGAGCCTTCAAACCGCGCACTTCGCCGTATGCGTTTCAGGGCTTGGCGGAGGAGGGCTTGCAGATTCTGGCCGACGTGCGCGACGAATTCGGATTGCGCATTGTCACAGAAGCCGTGGACGAAGCGGCGCTGGATTTGTGCGAGCAATACGCCGACGTAATCCAGATTGGCACGCGCAACATGCAAAATTTCAGCTTGCTGAAGCGCGCCGGACAGGCTCGCAAACCGATTTTGCTCAAACGCGGCATGTCTTCGACATTGGAAGAGTTTCTGCTCGCGGGCGAATACATCATGTCCGAAGGCAATTACCAGGTGATTTTGTGTGAACGCGGTGTGCGAACATTTGGTAGCCATTCGCGCTTCACACCGGATTTGTCCGTGATTCCGGCAGTGCAGAAACTGTCGCATTTGCCCATTATCTTCGACCCCAGCCACAGCACCGGCAATCGAGACACCGTCATCCCAATGTCTCGTGCAGCGATTGCCGTCGGCGCGGATGGCATTCTGGTGGACGTGCATCCGTATCCGGAACGCGCTTTGTGCGACGGGCCGCAGGCGTTGCTGTTCGATATGTTCCGCGAAATGGTCGGCGAGTTACGAGCGATTGCCGCCATCGTCAAACATCGTGTGTGA
- a CDS encoding VWA domain-containing protein: MPICHYTFPPLKVLVLATLFCSVIGAQNNQTQQPKPATSKNQDALRIETELVQIDAVVTDKQGKLVPDLKREDFELYEDGKKQSLTHFAIGTAKQPAQWLTTEKKRIVNAQPIRATATTENAGRYIVLAVDDYHLAASNLGYVKSALNKFIAEQMVAGDKIAVIATSGNVGLFQQFTGERDFLERAINRLTVQTKVTVDNTGGPRISEYQAELIEFGDPEALELAINEIARVEGAPSAGSGGASGADSRLGSGRQGGQSGGGQNGGQGSKGIDQAATFREMMVARAKSYARTILAQNANFTRATLDTLESVVRNLRPLPGRKLMVLLSDGFFLGGAGVYSQIYDTRRLADAATRAGVVIYSIDARGLVALPPGGDVTDPAAVDQTFPGAQIRIEQTAINAKRDGLGILAEETGGKLFFNNNDLNLGLQHILDANETYYVLAYEPPESRRDGRFHKIEIRIAGHPELKVRTRNGYFSPDEKAEKEEKLAAEKRQEKLKSLPPEKQAQELKAEKDKQLMTGLSSLFPLKDIPVEIAVDFVDVPSLSGATVNLHIDAANLSFEQIKGRQQTAIDVTGALFDERGKVATSFSERINLNVKPENLPQIIKQGFNYRRLAALQPGFYQARIAVREQVSGRLGSASGWVEVPNIKSGQLMLSGILLSESGKDAPQELPTADHQSTKGSEGYSLMPSSASRRFKSGSEMDFLLFVYNAKIEKSAVDLVSQTQIFSGSKLAYASPITKLQVPTDLDLQRVPYGARFSLKGLDAGQYELRLMVIDRLTKATAYRRVNFTIE, encoded by the coding sequence ATGCCGATCTGTCATTACACATTTCCGCCGTTGAAAGTTTTGGTGTTGGCGACCTTGTTTTGCTCCGTTATCGGTGCGCAAAACAACCAGACTCAGCAGCCAAAACCTGCCACTTCCAAAAACCAGGATGCGCTGAGAATTGAAACCGAGTTGGTGCAAATTGACGCCGTTGTCACCGACAAACAAGGCAAACTGGTTCCCGACCTGAAGCGCGAAGATTTCGAGCTGTACGAAGACGGCAAGAAACAATCGCTGACGCATTTCGCCATCGGCACTGCCAAACAACCCGCGCAATGGTTGACAACGGAAAAGAAACGGATTGTCAATGCTCAACCAATACGGGCCACTGCCACAACCGAAAATGCCGGGCGCTACATCGTATTGGCCGTGGACGATTACCATCTGGCGGCAAGCAATCTGGGATACGTCAAAAGCGCGCTGAATAAATTCATCGCCGAGCAAATGGTCGCGGGTGACAAAATCGCCGTCATCGCGACCAGCGGAAACGTCGGCCTGTTCCAGCAATTCACCGGCGAACGCGACTTTTTAGAACGTGCTATCAATCGGCTCACCGTTCAGACCAAGGTCACTGTGGACAACACAGGCGGCCCGCGCATCAGCGAATATCAGGCGGAATTGATTGAATTCGGTGATCCCGAAGCGCTGGAACTGGCAATCAATGAAATTGCCCGCGTTGAAGGCGCACCCAGCGCAGGAAGCGGCGGCGCAAGTGGCGCGGATTCGCGTCTCGGCAGTGGCAGGCAAGGCGGCCAAAGCGGCGGCGGGCAAAATGGAGGTCAGGGCAGTAAAGGAATTGACCAGGCGGCGACATTCAGAGAAATGATGGTGGCGCGCGCCAAATCTTACGCGCGGACGATCCTGGCACAAAACGCCAATTTCACGCGCGCCACGCTGGACACGCTGGAAAGCGTCGTTCGCAATTTGCGGCCTTTGCCCGGACGCAAATTGATGGTGCTGCTTTCGGACGGATTCTTTCTGGGCGGCGCTGGCGTGTATTCACAAATTTATGACACGCGCCGGCTGGCAGACGCTGCAACCCGCGCGGGAGTCGTCATCTATTCAATTGACGCGCGCGGTTTGGTCGCGCTTCCGCCGGGCGGAGACGTCACGGACCCGGCAGCGGTTGACCAGACATTTCCTGGCGCACAGATCCGCATCGAACAAACAGCGATCAATGCCAAACGCGACGGGTTGGGAATTCTGGCGGAAGAAACCGGCGGCAAGTTATTTTTCAACAACAACGATTTGAATCTGGGATTGCAACACATACTGGATGCCAACGAAACATATTACGTGCTGGCGTACGAACCGCCGGAATCCCGCCGCGACGGGCGCTTTCACAAAATCGAAATCCGCATTGCGGGTCATCCCGAGCTGAAAGTCAGAACGCGCAACGGTTATTTTTCGCCCGATGAAAAAGCAGAAAAAGAAGAAAAACTTGCTGCGGAAAAGCGTCAGGAAAAATTGAAAAGTTTGCCGCCGGAAAAACAGGCGCAGGAGTTGAAAGCGGAAAAAGACAAACAGTTGATGACGGGACTTAGTTCTCTCTTTCCGCTGAAAGACATCCCGGTCGAAATCGCCGTGGATTTTGTGGATGTGCCATCTCTTTCGGGCGCAACTGTCAATCTGCACATTGACGCCGCCAACCTCAGCTTTGAACAGATCAAAGGCCGCCAGCAAACTGCCATTGATGTAACCGGCGCTTTGTTCGACGAACGCGGCAAAGTTGCAACCAGTTTTAGTGAGCGCATCAATCTGAACGTCAAACCGGAAAACTTGCCGCAAATCATTAAGCAAGGTTTCAACTATCGCCGTTTGGCTGCGTTGCAACCGGGGTTTTACCAGGCGCGCATCGCTGTCCGCGAACAGGTTTCCGGGCGATTGGGGAGCGCCAGCGGCTGGGTCGAAGTCCCCAATATCAAAAGCGGGCAATTGATGTTGAGCGGCATTTTGTTGTCCGAATCCGGCAAGGACGCTCCGCAGGAACTGCCAACCGCTGATCATCAATCCACCAAGGGATCAGAAGGGTATTCACTAATGCCTTCTTCTGCGTCGCGACGATTCAAATCCGGCAGCGAGATGGATTTTCTGCTTTTCGTTTACAACGCCAAAATCGAAAAAAGCGCCGTGGATTTGGTCAGCCAAACGCAAATTTTCAGTGGCAGCAAACTCGCCTACGCGTCTCCGATCACCAAGTTGCAAGTTCCAACTGATTTGGATTTGCAGCGTGTTCCTTACGGCGCGCGCTTTTCGCTGAAAGGACTTGACGCAGGTCAGTATGAATTGCGGTTGATGGTGATTGACCGGTTGACAAAAGCAACCGCTTACCGGCGAGTGAACTTCACGATTGAATGA